The nucleotide window TGCCGACATCGACTACGTCAACGGCCATGCCACGGGAACGCCATCCGGCGACGAGGCGGAACTGGCCACCATGCGCAAGCTTGGCCTCGGTCACGCGCGGGTCAACGCCACCAAGTCGATCATCGGCCACGGCCTGAGCGCGGCCGGCGCTGTCGAGGCGGCGGCCGTGCTGATCCAGATGCGCGAGGGGCTGCTGCACCCGGTGTCGCATCTCGATGCGCCGTTGGACGAGGCTTTTCGCTGGGTGCAGGGCGTGGTGCAGGAACACCGCATCCGCCACGCGCTGAAACTCTCCTTCGGCTTCGGCGGCAGCAATGTCGCGCTGGTCTTCGGGGCGCCGGAAGGAGCGGCGGCATGACGGCGTTTTCGACGATCTCCTGCAGCATCGCGCAAGGCATCTGCCGCATCCGCTTCGCCCGGCCGGAGGCTGGCAACAGCATCACGCCGCAGATGGTGCAAGAGCTGCAAGCCGCCTTCGACCTTTGCGAGGCGGGCGAGGGGCCGGATGGCCGGCCCGTCACTGTCGTGGTGCTGGAAGGCAGCGACGACGTCTTCTGCATGGGCGGCGACTTCGACGCCGTCGCCGAGGATGCCGCGCCCATGGACCCGGCCCCGCTCTACGACCTGTGGCTGCGCATGGCGCGCGGGCCCTTCGTCACGGTCAGCGTGGTGCGCGGCAGGGCCAATGCCGGAGGTGTCGGACTGGCCGCTGCCGCCGATATCGTGCTGGCGGACGAGAGTGCGAGCTTTGCCCTGTCGGAGCTGCTGTTCGGCCTCTATCCGGCCTGCGTGCTGCCGTTCCTGGCGCGCCGTGTGGGTGCGCAGCGCGCCCGCTACATGACGTTGATGACGCGGCCGGTGGGCGCGCGCGATGCCCTGTCCTTCGGTCTGGTCGATGCGCTTGGCGAGCGGGCCGACGAACTGCTGCGCCAGCATCTGATGCGGCTGCGGCTGCCGGGGCGGGCGGGCATCGCCCGCTTCAAGGCGCATGCGGGGGCGGGGCTCGATGAGCTCGAGGGTCAGCGCGAGGCGGCGCTCGCCGCCAATCGCGAGATGTTCGCCGATCCGCAGATCCGGGCCGATATCCGCCGCTATGTGAGGGACGCCAAGTTCCCCTGGGAGGCGTGAGGCGCGGCCTCGGCACGCAGGTCCACCGCGCGTTGCAGCGGCGGCAGGGCGCTTGACCCGCCCGCCTGCCCAAGCCCTTGCCGCTGCACGAAGAACCGGTCGAGCAGCGCGATGGAGAGCAGGAACAGGAAGGTCTGGTTTTCCTTCGTGCTCACCTCCTCGGCCGGCTTGGTCAGCACTTTCGTGGCAAGGCGCTGGGCGAACTTGGCATTGAGGAAGGGCAGGTTCGCCAGCTCGCTCTCCGACAGGACGAGATCGAGATAGTCCGGCCGGCACGCCGCGAAGGCCGCGGCGTCCGGCGCCCGGTACGGGAACTTGCGCTTGTCGGCAACCGCGCCCGGCAGCCGGTCGCGGAAGGCCTCGCGCAACAGCCGCTTCTCGGTGAACCCGTCGTCGAAGCGCAGGTTGACGGAGGAGGCGAGCCCGATCACTGAAGGGTCGAGGAACGGGCAGCGGTTCTCCACCCCGTGGGCAAGGCTCATGCGGTCGCCCTGGGTCGACAGCAGGTAGCCCGGCAGCAGCGTCTTGTATTCCAGCCACTGGGCCTTTTCGACCGCACTCATGGAGCCGAAGGCGGGGCTGCCCGCGACCAGCGCCGAGATCTCGGCGAAGGGGTCGCCGGGTGCGTTCAGCAGGCGGGCCGAGAACTGGCCGTTCTGGAAGCGCAGCTCGTGCGAGAAAAGTCCCGGCATCTTCTCGGCCGAGAACTGGTGGTAGAGCCCGGTGACTGCGGCGATGTCCTTCGGTCCGTAATGGGCAAGGTGCGGGTAGAGCCGCTCCAGCCGGCTCCGGCGCGTGTCCTCGGGAAGTTCGTTCCACGCGGCGCGCAGCAGCGTTTCCTTGAACAGGTCGTAACCGAGAAAGGCCTCGTCGGCGCCTTCGCCGCTGAGGATGACCTTGATTCCGGCCTCGCGGGTGCGCTGCGACAGCAGGAACATGGGGATGAAGGCGCTGCGGAAGGCCGGCACCTCCGCGTGATAGACCGCGTCGGGGCAGGCCTCGGCGATGTCGGCATGGCTGATGCGGCGGGCGTGATGGCGCGTGCCGAGATGTTCGGCAACGAGGCGCTGCTCCATCGATTCGTCGAATTCCGCGTCCTCGAACTCGACCGAGAAGGTCGACAACGGATGCGGGGTCAGCTCGCGGGCGAGCGCGGCGACGATGGCAGAATCCACCCCGCCGCTGAGATAGACGCCGACCTCGACGTCGCTGCGAAGCCGCAAGGACACGGCATCCGTCATCCGCTCGCGGATCCGCTCGACCGCTTCGCCCTCGCTGGCGATGGTCTGCGTCGGAGCGAAGGTCAGTTCGTCATAGGCGAAGCGCTCGACCCGGCCCTGGCGAACCCTTGCCCATTCTCCCATGGGCAGGCTCTCGATGCCCCGGAAGCCCGACTGGTGCGGCAGCGGCGTCCACTGGCCGAGAATCGAGGCGAGCTGCTGCGGATCCTGCTCGAACCGGAAGCCGGGAACGGCAAGGAAGGCCTTCATCTCGGAGGCGAAGAGGATCGTCTCGCCGTGCCGGGCGAAGAAGAGCGGGCGCTTGCCGTAGCGGTCGCGGGCCAGGAACAGCTCCTGCCGCTCGCGGTCGTAGAGCGCGAAGGCGAAGCCGCCGTTGAAGCGCGCCAGGCAGTCGGGACCCCAGGCGATCCAGGCCCGCAGCACGACCTCCGTGTCGCAGGCGGTGCGGAAGACGTGGCCGAGGCCGACAAGCGCCTCGCGCAGCTCCCGGTAATTGTAGACCTCGCCGTTGTAGCAGAGCCAGTAGCGCCCACTTTCGTCGCTGATCGGCTGCAGGCCGGCGGCCGGATCGAGGATCGCCAGCCGCACGGTGCCCATGGCAAACCCGTCGTCGATCACATAGCCGGCGCCGTCCGGCCCGCGATGGGCGATTGCCGCCAGCATGCCGGTGACCTGGCCGACCGGATCCTCGCAGGAACCGTCGAAGCGGAAGAAGCCGGCAATGCCGCACATGACGTCGCGTGCCCCCTGGTCGGTCCCTGCTTGCTGGCGATGGCGTGGCGCGATCAGCCCGTTGCGCGGTCGGCGACCTTTCGGCCGACCGTCTCGCGGATCTGGACAAGGCTCACCAGCACGTCGCCGGTCATTTCCTGCTCCGTGAAGCGGATGTCGAACTCCTGCTCCAGGAACCGGATCAGTTGCACGTAGCCGAAGGAGTCCATCACGCCTTCCTTGAACAGGTCGGAGTCCTCGGGAAACGAGTCGTCGAACTCGATCAGGAACTGTTCCTCGATGAAATCCCGAATTTTATCCATGCGTCCTGGTCGCCTGCAGCCGGGCTGGGAAGCCGCTCGGTGTCCTGTGGAGATCGGACATGCCGGGCGCCTGTGGTCGGCGCCCCCTGTCGTCCCCCCGGAGGTGCTCCGCACGACGCGGAACGACCTTACGGTAGCGAATAAGTGTGCGCCGCAACAGTCTTTCCGCTACCTGTAAAGGATGGCTTGTGGGAAAGGCCTTAATGCATGCAAGGTGGGAAATCCCGGACGCGGCGACAAGGCCCGCACTTGCAAGCGGCAGGCGTGCTGAATAGCATTCAGCCCGGCGGTCGTGCTGCCGAAAATGGCGAAACACCAGTGACATCGGACCCGTGACCATGGCGCTGCCGGCAGGCCGGTTACGCCGTGTGGCGGGGTATGCGGCATCGGGACAAGGGCAGTCACCGTGGTTTCATCTGCATGAACATCTTGCGGCTGCTCAGAACCGGCCCGCCGGTGAACCGCCGGGCGATCCTGCTGATCACCAGCCTTGCGGGGCTTGGCAATGCCGGGCTCGTCGGCCTCATCAACGAGGCGGCGGAAAAGGCAGTTCTGGCCGAGCCTGTCGGCACCCAGCTGCTGCTCGTCTATGTGACGATGCTTGCCTTCGTGCTGCTGTCGAGCCGCGCCTCGCTGCATGAGGCCAACCGTTTCGTGCAGTCCCGGCTGGAGGCGACGCGGCGGCGAATCGTCAGCAAGATCCGCCGGGTCGACCTGCGGACGCTCGAGCGGCTCGGCCATGGCGATGTCTTCGTCACCGTGTCGCAGGAAACCGACCACCTGTCGCAGACCCTGCCGCTGCTGATCGGCGCTGCGCAGAACGCCTTCCTGCTGGTCTTTCTTCTGCTCTACGTGGCGACCCTGTCGCCGATCTCCTTCCTCGTCGTGACCGTGTTCCTGGCCGCGGGGCTCTATCTCTTCTGGCGGCGCCAGAGCGCGCTGACCGGTGCGCTGGCGGAGGTGCACCACCGGGAAGCGGACATGCTCGACAGCCTGTCCCATTTCACGCTGGGCTTCCAGGAGATCCGGCTCAACGCCGACAAGAACGACGCGCTGCAGGCGCATTTCGCGGACGTCACCGCGCGGTTGCGCCAGGTCGTGGTGGGTTTGGGCGACCGCTGGGTAAGCCTGCTGCAATTCGCCAATGCCTTCGTCTTCCTGCTGGTCGGCGTCGTCGTGCTGGTCCTGCCGGTGTTCTTCCAGGGCTATACGGACACGATCTACAAGATCACCGCCGCGACGGTCTTCGCGCTCGGCCCCATCGCGGCGATCACCTCCGTCGTGCGCCTCATCGCGCGGGCCGAGGCGGGCCTTGCCCATGTCTACGACCTGGAGCGGCGCCTCGATGCCGGCCTGACGCCGGAGCCGAAAGGCACGGCGCGCGCGCCCTCGCGCTACCGGTCGTTCCGCACCCTCGAGATGCGCAGCGTCACGTTCAGCTACCTCGGCGCAGAAGGAACCGCGCTTTTCACCGCCGGCCCCTGGGATCTCACGCTGAAGCGCGGCGAGATCCTGTTCCTGACGGGGGGCAACGGCAGCGGCAAGTCGACGGCGCTGAAGCTGCTGTGCGGGCTCTACACGCCGGATGGCGGCGAGATCGCCTGCGACGGTGCGCTGGTGAGCGCCGAGACGCGGCGCGACTACCGGGAGATCTTCTCCAGCATCTTCACCGACTTCCACCTCTTCGACCGGCTCTACGGGCTGGAGCACGTCAAGCCGCGCGAGGTCGAGAGGCTGATCGCCCGCATGGAGCTGGACGGCAAGGTGCGCTTCGAGGACGGGCGCTTTTCCACCACGGACCTGTCGACAGGCCAGCGCAAGCGGCTGGCGATGATCGTGGCCCTGCTGGAGGACCGCGAGGTCTATCTCTTCGACGAGTGGGCCGCCGATCAGGACGCCCATTTCCGCGAGGTCTTCTACACCGAGCTGCTGCCCGACCTGAAGGCGCGCGGCAAGACGGTGGTGGCGGTGACCCATGACGACCGCTTCTGGTCGTGCTGCGACCGGCGGCTGGAGCTCGATCTCGGGCATCTTGCCGATGTGAGCGGGGAGGCGTGAGCATGGAACTCGTCGCCTTCATCCGCGCGTCCGGCCGCCGCAAGCTTCAGCTGATGTTCGCCCTCAGCCTGCTGGCGGGCATCGCCAATGCCGCCCTGGTCGTGGTGATCACCACCGTCGCGGAACGGGTGGCGCGGGCCGAGCATCCGGGCCTGATCGCCTGGGCGGCCTTCGGCGTGGCCTTCCTCGTCTATTATCTCGCCAACCAGTTCGCCCTGGTGCGTGCGACCACGCTGATCGAGGACAGGCTGAACGAACTCCGGCTCGAACTGGCGGAAAAGCTGCGTCAGTCCGAGCTGCTGACCGTGGACCGGATCGGCCGGGGGCGTCTCTACGGGCTGATCGCCAAGGAAACCAACCACCTGTCGGTGACCTTCCCGCTGATCATGGACGCGATCCAGCAGGTGGTGCTGCTCGCCGTGGCGCTGCTCTATCTGCTCTATCTGTCGCCGCTCGCCTTCCTCTGCTTCCTGCTGGCGGTGGTCGGCGGTGTCTACGGCTACAAGGCGATCAACAACCGGTTCGGCCGCATCCTCGGCCTCGTCGAAAAGCTGCAGGCGCAGATGCTCGACGCGATCGCCGACATCATCCATGGCAGCAAGGAACTGCGCCTGAACGCGCGCCGCAGCGAGGCCGTCTCCAAGGCGTACCGCAAGCGCTCCAACGTGCTCGAGCTGATGCTGGTGCGCACCATCGACCATTGGGTGTCGCTGATCCTGCTCGGCAGCCTGGTCACCTTCGCGCTGCTCGGCGTCGTCGCCTTCGGTTTCCCCGCGCTCGTTTCCGGCCACACGGTGATCGTCTTCCAGCTGGTGCCGGTGTTGCTTGTCTGCCTTGGCACGCTGACGAAAACGGTCGCCCAGTCGCCGATGTTCATGCGCGCCGAGTTCGGCCTGCAATCGATCATGGCGGTGGAACGCGAACTCGACGCCTCGAAAGGCATCTCGACGCACGAGGCGCGGCAGCACGCCCACGCCTTCCAGTCCTTCGAAACCATCGATTTCCGCGAGATCGGCTTCAGCTATCCGGCGGAGCAGGGGGCGGGCTATCATGTCGGGCCGCTGTCGCTCACCCTGTCGCGGGGCGAGGTCGTGTTCCTGGTCGGGGGCAACGGCAGCGGCAAGTCGACGGCGCTGCGGATGATGTGCGGCCTCTATCCGCTGTCGAGCGGACGCATCGACGTGGATGGCCACGCGGTCGAGGGCGCTGCAATCGGCGGCTACCGCGAGCTGTTCTCGGCGATCTTTGTCGACTTCCACCTGTTCGACCGGCTCTACGGGCTCGAGCGCGTCGATCCGGACCGCGTCAACGCGCTGATCGACGAGATGGGACTTGCCGGCAAGGTCCGTTTCACGGATGGCCGCTTTTCCCAGCTGCATCTGTCGACCGGGCAGCGCAAGCGCCTGGCACTGATCGCAGCGGTCCTGGAAGACCGGCCGGTCTATGTCTTCGACGAATGGTCGGCGGAGCAGGATGTTCATTTTCGCGAATATTTTTACGAGACGTTTATCCCGAAACTCAAAGCGGCAGGAAAACTTGTCATCGCGGCAACACACGATGAGCGATATTGGAGCGTGGCCGATAGGGTCATCAAGATGGACCTCGGCCAGATCGAATGGGTGAAGGACCAGGCCGGGCTGGAGGAACAATGAAGGCCTTCATGTTTCCAGGGCAGGGCGCGCAGCGCGTCGGCATGGGCGAAGGCCTGTTCGAGGCCTTCCCGCAGCTCGTTGCCGAAGCGGACGCTGTTCTGGGATACTCGATTTCGCAGCTCTGCCTGGAAGGGCCGATGGAGCGGCTCACCCGGACGCAGTTCACCCAGCCGGCGCTCTATGTGGTCAACGCGCTGACCTATCTCCGGCATGTGCGAGAGAGCGGCGAGCGGCCGGACTTCGTCCTCGGCCACAGCGTTTCCGAGTATGTCGCGCTGTTCGCCGCAGGAGCGGTCGACTTCGCCAGCGGCCTCAAGATGGTGGCGCGGCGCGGTGCGCTGATGGGCGAGGCGAGCGGCGGCGGCATGGCCGCGGTCATCGGTCTCGATGCCGACGGCATTGCGGCGGTGATCGAGCGCAACGGCCTCAGGGATGTCTTTGCCGCCAATTACAACACGCCGCGCCAGGTCGTCGTCTCCGGCAAACGGGAGGCGGTGGTCGCCGCCGAACCGCTGTTCCGCGAGGCCGGCGCCAGCCACTATGTCGTCCTTCCCGTGAGCGGGGCCTTTCACACGCCTTATATGGAGGCGGCGCGTACAGCGTTCGCGGAGCATCTTGCGGGCCTGACCTTCAAGGCGCCCGAGATCCCCGTCATTTCCAACGTGACCGCACGGCCGCACGAGGCTGGAACACTGCGCGCGCGGATGATCGAGCAGATCACCGCGCCGGTGCGCTGGGCCGAGAGCATCCGCTATCTGCTGGCCAAGGGCGTCACCTTCGCCGATGTCACCGAACTGGGACCAGCCGGCAGCGCCGTCGTCAAGCCGATGGTGAAGCGCACGGAACTCGAGGCGGGGCCGCTCGACGCGAGCCTGCTGGCGCGCGAGGAGGCGGAGGCCGCCGCAGCCGCAGCCAGGAACGCCGAGCCGGAGCCTGAGGCCGCCCGCAAGGCGCAGGATGAGAGCGCGCCGCCCCGGGTCAACGGCCATGCGTCCTTCCGCTTTCGCCCGGAAAACCTCGGCTCGCGGGCCTTTTGCGAGGCGTTCGGGCTCCAATACCCTTACGTTGCTGGTGCGATGTATCAGGGCATTGCCTCGGTCGATCTGGTTGAGCGCATGGCCCGTGCCGGGTTGCTCGGCTTCTTCGGGGCGGGCGGCTTGCCGATGGCCGAGGTCGAGCGCGCGATCCTGCGCCTTCGCGCTGAACTCCCAGAAGGCGCGCCCTACGGCATCAACTTCATCGCCCATGTGAACCGCCCGCATCTGGAGGACGAACTCACCGATCTGCTGATCCGGCACGGCGTCGGCATCATCGAGGCCTCCGCCTTCATGGAAGTGACACCGGCGCTGGTGCGCTACCGCGCTGCCGGCCTTGAGGACCAGGGCGGCGGGCGGATCGCCGCGCGCAACCGCATCATCGCCAAGGTGTCGCGCCCCGATGTCGCCTCGCAGTTTCTCGCCCCCGCGCCCGAGCGCCTGCTCGGCAAGCTGCTCGCCAGCGGCGCGATCACGAGCGACGAGGCCAACCTGCTGCGCCAGGTGCCGATGGCCGATGCCATCTGCGTCGAGGCGGATTCCGGCGGCCACACCGACCAGGGCATGCCCTTCGCGCTGATCCCGGCTGTGCTGAAGGTGCGGGACGAGGCGCAGGCCCGCTTTGCGAAATTCGGGCCGATCTTCGTCGGGTCGGGCGGCGGCATCGGCACGCCGGAGGCGGCGGCCGCCGTGTTCATGCTGGGGGCCGACTTCATCGTCACCGGATCGGTCAACCAGTGCACCGTCGAGGCCGGGACCAGCGATGCGGTCAAGGACCTGCTGGAAGGCATCAACGTCCACGACACGGCCTATGCGCCGTCGGGCGAGATGTTCGAGCTCGGCGCCAAGGTGCAGGTGCTGAAGAAAGGGCTGTTCTTCCCCGCGCGCGCCGAGAAGCTGGTCTCGCTCTACCGTCAGCACGAGAGCCTCGACGAGATCGACCCGAAGCTGCGCCAGCAGATCGAGGAACGCTATTTCCGCCGCAGCTTCGACGAGGTGTTCCGCGATGTGGCGCGGAGCTATCCGGCAGCGGAGATCGAGCGCGCGGAGCGCTCGCCCCGGCATCGCATGGGCCTCGTCTTCCGCCGCTACTTCAAGGACACGACCACCTGGGCGCTCAATGGCGATCTCGACCACAAGGTCGACTTCCAGGTGCATTGCGGCCCGGCGCAGGGCGCGTTCAACCAATGGGTCGAGGGCAGCGACCTCGCGCCCTGGCGCGCCCGCCATGCCGATGTCATCGCCGCCCGGCTGCTGGAGGGCGCGGCCGATGTGCTCGGCCGCCGGCTCTCGGTGATGATCGGCACGGGAGGCGGCAGCCGATGAGCCGCGAGGGGGGAAGGGAACCGGTTGCGATCATCGGCGTCGGGCTGCGGCTTCCAGGCGCGGACCGCCTCGCGACGTTCGGCGCGCATCTTGCCGCCGGCCGCTCGCTGATCTCGCAGGTGCCGGCGAGCCGCTGGAATGCTGAGGAGCTGCTGGGCGATCCGGCGCGGGGCAACAGGACCAGCAGCATCTGGGGCGGGTTCGTCGAGGATGCCGACTGCTTCGACGCCTCGTTCTTCGGCATTTCGCCGCGCGAGGCCGCCTGGATGGACCCGCAGCAGCGCTTTGCGCTGGAGATGGCCTGGCATGCGATCGAGGATGCCGGCTACCGCGCGTCCGATCTCGCCGGCAGCCGCACCGGCGTCTACATGGGCGTCTGCCATTGGGACTATGCGGAATTGCTGGAAAAGCACCTGCCGCATGTCGACGCCTATCTGCCGACCGGCATCGCCTTTTCCATCATCGCCAACCGGGTCTCGCATTTCTTCGATCTGCAGGGCCCCAGCATCACCAACGACACGGCCTGCGCCGCGTCGATGACGTCCCTCTACGAGGCGGTACGAGCGCTGCAGGGCGGCGAGTGCGACATGGCGCTCGCCGGCGGCGTCAACCTGATCTGGTCGCCGAACCATTTCGTCGCCTTTTCCAAGGCCGGCATGCTGTCGAAGACGGGCCGCAGCAACGCCTTCGACGATGCCGCCGACGGCTATGTCCGGGGCGAGGGCGGCGCCGTGCTGCTGCTGAAGCCGCTGGAGCAGGCGCTGGCCGATGGCGATCCGATCCACGCGGTCATTCGCGGCATCGGAATCAACCATGGCGGGCGGACGAATTCGCTCACCGTCACCAATCCGCGGGCGCAGGCCGCACTGATCAAGGCGGTGCACCGCGA belongs to Stappia indica and includes:
- a CDS encoding enoyl-CoA hydratase/isomerase; the protein is MTAFSTISCSIAQGICRIRFARPEAGNSITPQMVQELQAAFDLCEAGEGPDGRPVTVVVLEGSDDVFCMGGDFDAVAEDAAPMDPAPLYDLWLRMARGPFVTVSVVRGRANAGGVGLAAAADIVLADESASFALSELLFGLYPACVLPFLARRVGAQRARYMTLMTRPVGARDALSFGLVDALGERADELLRQHLMRLRLPGRAGIARFKAHAGAGLDELEGQREAALAANREMFADPQIRADIRRYVRDAKFPWEA
- the asnB gene encoding asparagine synthase (glutamine-hydrolyzing) encodes the protein MCGIAGFFRFDGSCEDPVGQVTGMLAAIAHRGPDGAGYVIDDGFAMGTVRLAILDPAAGLQPISDESGRYWLCYNGEVYNYRELREALVGLGHVFRTACDTEVVLRAWIAWGPDCLARFNGGFAFALYDRERQELFLARDRYGKRPLFFARHGETILFASEMKAFLAVPGFRFEQDPQQLASILGQWTPLPHQSGFRGIESLPMGEWARVRQGRVERFAYDELTFAPTQTIASEGEAVERIRERMTDAVSLRLRSDVEVGVYLSGGVDSAIVAALARELTPHPLSTFSVEFEDAEFDESMEQRLVAEHLGTRHHARRISHADIAEACPDAVYHAEVPAFRSAFIPMFLLSQRTREAGIKVILSGEGADEAFLGYDLFKETLLRAAWNELPEDTRRSRLERLYPHLAHYGPKDIAAVTGLYHQFSAEKMPGLFSHELRFQNGQFSARLLNAPGDPFAEISALVAGSPAFGSMSAVEKAQWLEYKTLLPGYLLSTQGDRMSLAHGVENRCPFLDPSVIGLASSVNLRFDDGFTEKRLLREAFRDRLPGAVADKRKFPYRAPDAAAFAACRPDYLDLVLSESELANLPFLNAKFAQRLATKVLTKPAEEVSTKENQTFLFLLSIALLDRFFVQRQGLGQAGGSSALPPLQRAVDLRAEAAPHASQGNLASLT
- a CDS encoding phosphopantetheine-binding protein, with the translated sequence MDKIRDFIEEQFLIEFDDSFPEDSDLFKEGVMDSFGYVQLIRFLEQEFDIRFTEQEMTGDVLVSLVQIRETVGRKVADRATG
- a CDS encoding cyclic peptide export ABC transporter yields the protein MNILRLLRTGPPVNRRAILLITSLAGLGNAGLVGLINEAAEKAVLAEPVGTQLLLVYVTMLAFVLLSSRASLHEANRFVQSRLEATRRRIVSKIRRVDLRTLERLGHGDVFVTVSQETDHLSQTLPLLIGAAQNAFLLVFLLLYVATLSPISFLVVTVFLAAGLYLFWRRQSALTGALAEVHHREADMLDSLSHFTLGFQEIRLNADKNDALQAHFADVTARLRQVVVGLGDRWVSLLQFANAFVFLLVGVVVLVLPVFFQGYTDTIYKITAATVFALGPIAAITSVVRLIARAEAGLAHVYDLERRLDAGLTPEPKGTARAPSRYRSFRTLEMRSVTFSYLGAEGTALFTAGPWDLTLKRGEILFLTGGNGSGKSTALKLLCGLYTPDGGEIACDGALVSAETRRDYREIFSSIFTDFHLFDRLYGLEHVKPREVERLIARMELDGKVRFEDGRFSTTDLSTGQRKRLAMIVALLEDREVYLFDEWAADQDAHFREVFYTELLPDLKARGKTVVAVTHDDRFWSCCDRRLELDLGHLADVSGEA
- a CDS encoding cyclic peptide export ABC transporter, whose protein sequence is MELVAFIRASGRRKLQLMFALSLLAGIANAALVVVITTVAERVARAEHPGLIAWAAFGVAFLVYYLANQFALVRATTLIEDRLNELRLELAEKLRQSELLTVDRIGRGRLYGLIAKETNHLSVTFPLIMDAIQQVVLLAVALLYLLYLSPLAFLCFLLAVVGGVYGYKAINNRFGRILGLVEKLQAQMLDAIADIIHGSKELRLNARRSEAVSKAYRKRSNVLELMLVRTIDHWVSLILLGSLVTFALLGVVAFGFPALVSGHTVIVFQLVPVLLVCLGTLTKTVAQSPMFMRAEFGLQSIMAVERELDASKGISTHEARQHAHAFQSFETIDFREIGFSYPAEQGAGYHVGPLSLTLSRGEVVFLVGGNGSGKSTALRMMCGLYPLSSGRIDVDGHAVEGAAIGGYRELFSAIFVDFHLFDRLYGLERVDPDRVNALIDEMGLAGKVRFTDGRFSQLHLSTGQRKRLALIAAVLEDRPVYVFDEWSAEQDVHFREYFYETFIPKLKAAGKLVIAATHDERYWSVADRVIKMDLGQIEWVKDQAGLEEQ
- the fabD gene encoding ACP S-malonyltransferase; the protein is MKAFMFPGQGAQRVGMGEGLFEAFPQLVAEADAVLGYSISQLCLEGPMERLTRTQFTQPALYVVNALTYLRHVRESGERPDFVLGHSVSEYVALFAAGAVDFASGLKMVARRGALMGEASGGGMAAVIGLDADGIAAVIERNGLRDVFAANYNTPRQVVVSGKREAVVAAEPLFREAGASHYVVLPVSGAFHTPYMEAARTAFAEHLAGLTFKAPEIPVISNVTARPHEAGTLRARMIEQITAPVRWAESIRYLLAKGVTFADVTELGPAGSAVVKPMVKRTELEAGPLDASLLAREEAEAAAAAARNAEPEPEAARKAQDESAPPRVNGHASFRFRPENLGSRAFCEAFGLQYPYVAGAMYQGIASVDLVERMARAGLLGFFGAGGLPMAEVERAILRLRAELPEGAPYGINFIAHVNRPHLEDELTDLLIRHGVGIIEASAFMEVTPALVRYRAAGLEDQGGGRIAARNRIIAKVSRPDVASQFLAPAPERLLGKLLASGAITSDEANLLRQVPMADAICVEADSGGHTDQGMPFALIPAVLKVRDEAQARFAKFGPIFVGSGGGIGTPEAAAAVFMLGADFIVTGSVNQCTVEAGTSDAVKDLLEGINVHDTAYAPSGEMFELGAKVQVLKKGLFFPARAEKLVSLYRQHESLDEIDPKLRQQIEERYFRRSFDEVFRDVARSYPAAEIERAERSPRHRMGLVFRRYFKDTTTWALNGDLDHKVDFQVHCGPAQGAFNQWVEGSDLAPWRARHADVIAARLLEGAADVLGRRLSVMIGTGGGSR